One genomic window of Deltaproteobacteria bacterium HGW-Deltaproteobacteria-6 includes the following:
- a CDS encoding coproporphyrinogen III oxidase, with the protein MMFMNNDHGGLYIHVPFCLSKCGYCSFYSTALTHLIPEFVEAVINEMALYDNIFSSFDTIYIGGGTPSLLSVQQIDDILKAVHHNFDIDRQTEITMEVNPGDVSFEYFQTLRQLGINRLNIGIQSFDDHLLKFLGRRHTANVAVAAINAARKAGFNNIGMDLIYGVSGQDIDTWKQTLKKALSFIPEHLSCYQLSLGKKTPLAKLYKQDGLQLPSENQSLDFFMTTSQILTDAGYIHYEVSNFARTDFFKSRHNMKYWRHAPYLGLGPAAHSFMDRKRWWNKAVVKSYLKNISEGKKSIDKSENLTLEQLAFESIFLAMRTKDGINLANYKTCFGSDLLVEKRQIIEALIKNNLLELKNGSICPTLSGMAVADSLALI; encoded by the coding sequence ATGATGTTTATGAATAATGATCATGGCGGGCTCTATATTCATGTTCCCTTTTGCCTCAGCAAGTGCGGGTATTGCAGTTTTTACTCGACCGCTTTGACGCATCTTATTCCTGAATTTGTAGAAGCCGTCATAAATGAGATGGCTTTGTATGACAATATCTTTTCATCTTTTGACACCATCTATATCGGCGGCGGCACACCTTCCCTGCTTTCCGTTCAGCAAATTGACGACATCCTCAAAGCCGTCCACCACAATTTTGATATTGACCGGCAGACTGAAATCACGATGGAAGTCAATCCCGGCGATGTGTCATTTGAATATTTTCAAACGCTGCGCCAGTTGGGAATTAATCGTCTGAATATCGGCATCCAATCCTTTGACGATCACCTTTTGAAATTTCTTGGACGCCGACATACGGCAAACGTTGCCGTGGCCGCAATAAATGCAGCCCGCAAGGCTGGATTTAACAATATCGGCATGGATTTAATCTATGGCGTATCAGGCCAGGATATTGATACGTGGAAGCAAACACTGAAAAAAGCGCTTTCCTTCATACCGGAACATCTTTCCTGCTATCAGCTCTCACTCGGTAAGAAAACACCGCTGGCCAAACTATACAAGCAAGACGGCTTACAACTGCCTTCTGAAAACCAATCACTGGATTTCTTTATGACAACGTCACAGATACTGACCGATGCAGGTTACATTCATTACGAAGTATCCAACTTTGCCCGCACCGATTTTTTTAAATCCAGACACAACATGAAATACTGGCGGCATGCGCCTTATCTGGGTCTGGGGCCTGCCGCCCATTCCTTTATGGATCGTAAACGCTGGTGGAACAAGGCGGTTGTCAAATCCTACCTTAAGAATATTTCTGAAGGAAAGAAATCCATAGATAAATCAGAAAATCTCACCCTTGAACAACTGGCATTTGAATCAATATTTCTGGCTATGCGCACGAAAGACGGGATTAATCTTGCGAACTATAAAACCTGCTTTGGTTCTGACTTGCTGGTCGAAAAAAGACAGATCATCGAAGCGTTGATTAAGAACAACCTGCTGGAATTGAAAAACGGTTCTATCTGCCCGACACTGTCCGGCATGGCAGTAGCGGATAGTCTGGCACTCATTTAA